A genome region from Jeotgalibacillus aurantiacus includes the following:
- a CDS encoding ABC-F family ATP-binding cassette domain-containing protein, giving the protein MIQVSDVSLRFGDRKLFEDVNIKFTPGNCYGLIGANGAGKSTFLKILSGEIESQTGNVSMGPNERLAVLKQNHFEYEEEEVLNVVLMGHARLYEVMQEKNAIYMKEDFTDEDGIKAAELEGEFAELNGWEAESEAAILLQGLGIGEDSFNKKMVELTGSEKVKVLLAQALFGKPDVLLLDEPTNGLDIQAIQWLEDFLINFENTVIVVSHDRHFLNTVCTHIADLDFSKIQIYVGNYDFWYESSQLAQRMMSDQNRKKEEKIKELQAFIARFSANASKSKQATSRKKMLDKISLDDIKPSSRKYPFVNFELEREIGNDVLQVKDISKTIDGVKVLDNVSFTMNKDDKIALVGTDEIAKTTLMRILMGEIEPDSGSFKWGVTTSQSYFPHDNSEYFQGQESDLVDWLRQYSPDDESETFLRGFLGRMLFSGEEVRKKPSVLSGGEKVRCMLSRMMLKKANVLLLDEPTNHLDLESITALNNGLINFKGAMIFTSHDHQFVQTIANRIIDITDGKIMDKQLTYDEFLEWNKERVAQ; this is encoded by the coding sequence ATGATACAAGTATCAGATGTCAGTCTCCGCTTTGGAGACCGCAAGCTGTTTGAAGATGTTAATATTAAATTTACACCAGGGAACTGTTACGGGTTAATTGGAGCCAACGGTGCCGGAAAATCCACTTTCCTGAAGATTTTATCAGGTGAAATTGAATCTCAGACGGGTAACGTTTCAATGGGACCGAATGAACGATTAGCTGTCCTGAAACAGAACCATTTTGAATACGAAGAAGAAGAAGTACTGAATGTCGTGTTAATGGGTCACGCACGCCTGTATGAAGTCATGCAGGAGAAAAACGCGATCTATATGAAAGAGGATTTCACAGACGAGGACGGCATTAAAGCCGCTGAACTTGAAGGTGAATTTGCTGAACTGAATGGATGGGAAGCAGAATCAGAAGCTGCTATCCTTCTTCAGGGTCTTGGTATCGGTGAAGACAGCTTTAATAAAAAGATGGTTGAACTGACCGGATCTGAAAAGGTTAAAGTTCTTCTTGCGCAGGCTCTTTTTGGTAAGCCTGACGTTCTATTACTTGACGAGCCGACAAACGGGCTTGATATCCAGGCGATTCAATGGCTTGAAGATTTCCTGATCAATTTTGAGAACACTGTTATTGTTGTATCTCACGACCGTCACTTCCTGAATACGGTTTGTACGCATATTGCGGATCTTGATTTCAGTAAAATTCAGATCTATGTCGGAAACTACGACTTCTGGTATGAATCAAGTCAGCTTGCTCAGAGAATGATGTCTGATCAGAACCGTAAAAAAGAAGAAAAGATCAAGGAGCTTCAGGCATTTATTGCACGATTCAGCGCCAATGCCTCTAAATCAAAGCAGGCAACATCACGTAAGAAAATGCTTGATAAAATCAGCCTGGATGATATTAAACCATCTTCCCGTAAGTATCCGTTCGTGAATTTTGAATTGGAACGTGAAATTGGTAATGATGTATTACAGGTAAAAGATATCAGCAAAACGATCGATGGCGTAAAGGTACTTGATAATGTCAGCTTCACGATGAATAAAGACGATAAAATTGCGCTTGTCGGAACAGATGAAATTGCTAAAACGACACTCATGCGTATTCTGATGGGTGAAATTGAACCTGACAGCGGAAGCTTCAAATGGGGTGTAACGACATCACAGTCCTACTTCCCGCATGATAATTCAGAGTATTTCCAGGGTCAGGAGTCTGATCTTGTGGACTGGTTACGTCAATACAGCCCTGATGATGAAAGTGAAACATTCCTGCGAGGATTCCTTGGAAGAATGCTGTTTTCAGGTGAAGAAGTGCGCAAAAAGCCTTCAGTCCTGTCCGGAGGAGAAAAAGTACGCTGCATGCTCTCCCGCATGATGCTGAAAAAAGCGAACGTACTTCTGCTGGATGAACCGACCAACCACCTTGACCTTGAATCCATTACCGCGTTAAACAATGGATTAATCAATTTCAAAGGTGCGATGATTTTTACGTCTCATGACCATCAGTTCGTTCAGACGATTGCGAACCGGATTATCGATATCACGGACGGTAAAATCATGGATAAGCAATTAACGTACGATGAGTTTCTTGAATGGAATAAAGAACGAGTAGCACAGTAA
- a CDS encoding cold-shock protein, which yields MKTGTVKWFNAEKGFGFIEVEGENDVFVHFSAITGEGFKSLDEGQQVEFEVVEGNRGPQAANVVKL from the coding sequence ATGAAAACTGGTACAGTAAAATGGTTTAACGCAGAAAAAGGTTTTGGATTCATCGAAGTTGAAGGAGAAAACGACGTATTCGTACACTTCTCAGCAATCACTGGCGAAGGCTTCAAGTCTCTTGACGAAGGCCAGCAGGTAGAATTCGAAGTGGTTGAAGGCAACCGCGGACCACAAGCTGCTAACGTTGTAAAACTGTAA
- a CDS encoding PadR family transcriptional regulator has protein sequence MSKHNPKKFALNMSASQFTKFYILHLLSIRHSGMISEHFKAEFRKIGGNWEPAPSTLLDALHDMTEEGLLHRTDDYKSHEKRRQKVYWYRLTDQGKEEFSLMKKQFLPLFEEQKRIIENILQTVFK, from the coding sequence ATGAGTAAACATAATCCGAAGAAATTCGCATTGAATATGAGTGCATCGCAGTTTACGAAATTTTATATCCTTCATCTGCTGTCAATTCGTCACTCCGGGATGATCAGCGAACATTTTAAAGCTGAATTCAGAAAGATCGGCGGTAATTGGGAGCCTGCACCGAGTACACTTCTTGATGCGCTTCATGATATGACAGAAGAAGGGCTTCTTCACCGTACCGATGACTATAAGTCACATGAGAAAAGGCGTCAGAAGGTATACTGGTACCGTTTAACAGATCAGGGGAAAGAAGAGTTCTCACTGATGAAAAAGCAGTTTCTGCCGCTTTTTGAAGAACAGAAACGGATTATCGAAAACATATTGCAGACAGTATTTAAGTAA
- a CDS encoding alpha/beta hydrolase — translation MHHIYKEGSTKKPVLLLLHGTGGTEQDLLPIAQMIDPEASVLSVRGNVSENGMPRFFRRIREGVFDIEDLKARTVELHEFIGEAAEKYGFDRNNVLAIGYSNGANIAGSLLFHYSDSLKGAILHHPMVPLRDHTLPPLTDVPVFIGASKNDPICPPEETTDLDALLSEAGANVKVKWYERGHQLTEEEVIDAKKWYDSNA, via the coding sequence ATGCATCATATTTATAAAGAAGGATCTACAAAAAAACCGGTTCTGCTGTTATTGCACGGAACAGGCGGCACAGAACAGGATCTTCTTCCGATCGCACAGATGATTGATCCTGAAGCTTCCGTTCTGAGTGTAAGAGGAAATGTGTCTGAAAACGGGATGCCAAGATTCTTCAGAAGAATCCGAGAAGGGGTTTTTGATATTGAAGATTTGAAAGCAAGAACGGTAGAGTTACATGAATTTATAGGTGAGGCAGCAGAGAAATACGGATTTGACAGAAATAATGTACTGGCGATCGGGTATTCAAACGGTGCCAACATTGCAGGCAGCCTGCTGTTCCATTACAGTGACTCACTTAAAGGAGCGATTCTTCATCATCCAATGGTTCCGCTGCGCGACCATACGCTGCCTCCGTTAACAGATGTACCTGTTTTTATCGGAGCGAGTAAAAACGATCCAATCTGTCCACCGGAAGAAACAACAGACCTTGATGCACTGCTTTCAGAAGCCGGAGCGAATGTGAAGGTTAAGTGGTATGAGAGAGGGCATCAGTTAACAGAAGAAGAAGTAATCGATGCGAAAAAGTGGTATGACTCAAACGCGTAA
- a CDS encoding AI-2E family transporter, with protein MNELAKSKWFRFGFGLITILVIIYLANLVDFIFTPIVVIVTTLFAPIAIAGVLYYLLRPIVAFVAKYIPRGIAILLIYLAGIGLIVGAVFLIGPPLSRQFNALVENIPTIFNELSGVVMNLIQSEWFKNLQEQQDFSIQDITEQVADYLQGTLSSIGSNLMSFIGVITNIAIVIVTIPFVLFYMLKDGQKLPEQFLRFTPEEFRPEGRKVLQDMDIALSSYIQGQLIVSFCVGVLLYIGYLIIGLEYTIVLALVAMLTNVIPFVGPFIGTIPAVIVGFIQSPLTALLVIVVVIAAQQIESNLISPQVMGKKLQVHPLTIIFLLLVAGSFGGLLGLIMAVPTYAVGKAIVVNAYRFVTIRRQYDEKKIKKSKMV; from the coding sequence TTGAACGAATTGGCGAAGTCAAAATGGTTCAGGTTCGGTTTTGGTTTAATCACGATCCTGGTCATCATTTATCTTGCAAATCTTGTAGATTTTATTTTTACACCCATTGTAGTAATTGTCACTACATTGTTCGCCCCAATTGCTATAGCAGGTGTACTATACTATCTTCTCAGGCCGATCGTGGCTTTTGTAGCAAAATACATACCGAGGGGAATTGCGATTTTACTTATCTATCTCGCGGGAATAGGGTTGATCGTTGGAGCCGTATTCCTGATTGGTCCACCGCTATCGAGACAATTTAATGCGCTTGTGGAAAACATACCGACCATTTTCAATGAACTGTCAGGGGTGGTCATGAACCTTATTCAGTCTGAATGGTTTAAAAATTTGCAGGAACAGCAGGATTTTTCTATTCAGGATATCACAGAACAGGTTGCGGATTATCTTCAGGGAACCCTATCTTCTATAGGCTCGAATCTAATGTCTTTCATTGGTGTCATTACCAATATTGCCATTGTCATTGTGACCATTCCTTTTGTTCTGTTTTATATGCTGAAGGATGGACAAAAGCTTCCGGAACAGTTTTTACGCTTCACTCCTGAAGAGTTCCGTCCGGAAGGCAGAAAAGTGCTGCAGGATATGGATATTGCCTTAAGCTCCTACATTCAGGGACAGTTAATTGTCAGCTTCTGTGTAGGTGTTCTGCTGTATATTGGATACTTAATCATCGGGCTGGAATATACGATTGTTTTGGCACTTGTCGCGATGCTGACAAACGTGATTCCGTTTGTAGGACCGTTTATCGGTACCATCCCGGCTGTGATTGTAGGTTTTATCCAATCTCCACTGACCGCTTTACTGGTTATTGTCGTGGTGATCGCTGCCCAGCAGATTGAAAGTAACCTGATTTCCCCTCAGGTTATGGGGAAAAAACTGCAGGTTCATCCTCTTACAATCATTTTCCTGCTGCTAGTTGCTGGAAGCTTTGGTGGTCTGCTTGGGCTGATCATGGCTGTTCCGACGTATGCAGTAGGTAAAGCCATTGTTGTTAACGCCTATAGATTTGTAACGATCCGCAGGCAATATGATGAGAAAAAAATAAAGAAAAGTAAAATGGTATAA
- a CDS encoding LL-diaminopimelate aminotransferase, protein MKISLANRMKGFQPLIFSELSAYKTQKIAQGCSMIDLSIGSPDLSPPDFIKDALSKAVRDDEAYGYTLTGIKEFNQAVATYYKQNYQISLNADTEVLLSMGSQDALVHIPMVFSNPGDYVLVPDPGYTAYDAGIAMAESVPYYMPLKKENGFLPDLKTIPEEVAEKTSMMILNFPGNPVPVQATEAFYQQAIAFAKRYNILIIHDFAYGELYFDGKKPISFLQMEGAMEVGVETNSLSKSFNLAGGRIGYLAGNAEIIRQFNRMKSNLDYGVFRPMQEAGILALLEGQAFCAQSREIYQKRRDAFVQTAAQYGWDIPSPEGGMFMWAPVPSNMTSMNFALSVMDECHVVITPGHAFGPSGEGYVRIALVQNEGKLTEAAKKIGETFFSKETLTHV, encoded by the coding sequence ATGAAAATTTCTCTCGCAAATCGTATGAAAGGCTTTCAGCCGCTGATTTTCAGTGAATTGTCTGCCTATAAAACACAAAAGATCGCACAAGGCTGCAGCATGATCGATTTAAGTATCGGCAGCCCGGATCTGTCGCCTCCTGATTTTATTAAAGATGCCTTATCAAAAGCGGTTCGTGATGACGAGGCTTACGGTTATACACTGACTGGAATCAAAGAATTTAATCAGGCCGTTGCAACCTATTACAAACAAAACTATCAAATCAGTCTGAATGCTGATACAGAAGTTCTTTTATCTATGGGATCACAGGATGCACTGGTACATATTCCAATGGTGTTTTCAAACCCCGGTGATTATGTGCTCGTTCCGGATCCGGGTTATACGGCTTATGATGCAGGTATTGCGATGGCTGAATCAGTTCCCTACTATATGCCGCTTAAGAAAGAGAACGGATTTCTTCCGGATTTGAAGACCATTCCTGAAGAAGTGGCTGAAAAAACGTCTATGATGATTTTGAATTTCCCCGGTAATCCTGTCCCGGTTCAGGCGACAGAAGCATTTTATCAGCAGGCAATCGCTTTTGCTAAGCGATATAACATCCTAATTATTCATGATTTCGCTTACGGAGAGTTATACTTCGATGGGAAAAAGCCGATCTCCTTTTTACAAATGGAAGGTGCAATGGAAGTCGGTGTTGAAACGAATTCCTTATCAAAAAGTTTTAACCTTGCCGGAGGACGTATTGGTTATCTTGCCGGAAATGCAGAGATCATCAGGCAGTTTAACCGCATGAAATCCAATCTTGACTACGGTGTTTTTCGTCCGATGCAGGAGGCAGGCATTTTAGCGCTGCTTGAGGGCCAGGCTTTTTGCGCTCAGTCACGTGAGATCTATCAGAAGCGTCGTGATGCATTTGTCCAAACCGCTGCACAATACGGCTGGGATATTCCTTCACCTGAAGGCGGGATGTTCATGTGGGCGCCGGTTCCTTCTAATATGACTTCAATGAATTTCGCGCTCTCCGTCATGGATGAATGTCATGTCGTGATTACTCCCGGGCATGCTTTTGGTCCTTCAGGCGAGGGATATGTCCGGATTGCTTTAGTGCAAAATGAAGGAAAGCTGACTGAGGCTGCAAAAAAGATCGGTGAAACATTCTTTTCTAAAGAAACCTTAACTCACGTTTAA
- a CDS encoding DUF1232 domain-containing protein, whose translation MPKFLSRIKFLFTLKKSFPFFKDYFTSQHVHPIKKLIPAGLVVTYLLLPVDLLPDYFGLFGLTDDLAIVTFLLQLTVKMAPEELAVKHRLLK comes from the coding sequence ATGCCAAAATTTTTATCAAGAATAAAATTTCTATTCACATTAAAAAAATCATTTCCGTTTTTTAAAGACTATTTTACCTCACAACACGTTCACCCTATAAAAAAATTGATCCCGGCCGGACTGGTTGTCACATATCTATTACTTCCAGTTGATCTGCTACCGGACTATTTCGGCCTATTCGGTTTAACAGATGATTTGGCTATTGTGACATTTTTGCTCCAGTTAACAGTCAAGATGGCCCCTGAAGAGCTAGCTGTAAAGCACAGACTGCTGAAATAA
- a CDS encoding YkvA family protein, which produces MNETKKEQENFYFNLRHKMDHFLKSKTGRNHKYAKYLLFAPDIFYLLIQVVRDPRVSGKDKAMVAGAISYFILPVDLIPEGLIGPGGFIDDLVVASFILQTIVNNLSPDIIRDHWAGDEDGLAIINKLAALSDKVLKKGTLPALLKKFQK; this is translated from the coding sequence ATGAATGAAACAAAAAAAGAACAGGAAAATTTCTACTTTAATCTTCGTCATAAGATGGATCATTTCCTGAAATCCAAAACAGGCCGCAATCACAAATATGCAAAATATCTGCTCTTTGCCCCGGATATTTTCTATCTTCTTATTCAGGTAGTTAGGGACCCGCGCGTGTCAGGTAAAGACAAAGCCATGGTGGCAGGTGCCATCAGTTATTTTATATTGCCTGTGGATCTGATTCCTGAAGGGTTAATCGGTCCGGGAGGGTTTATTGATGATCTGGTAGTCGCATCATTTATTCTGCAGACGATCGTTAATAATCTGTCTCCGGATATTATTCGTGATCACTGGGCTGGAGATGAAGACGGGCTCGCTATTATTAATAAACTCGCAGCGCTCTCTGATAAAGTACTGAAAAAAGGAACACTGCCAGCTCTGTTGAAAAAATTTCAAAAATAA